From Patescibacteria group bacterium, one genomic window encodes:
- the rpoA gene encoding DNA-directed RNA polymerase subunit alpha yields MQNIALPKKIDFKDGEKPNQGTVAIEPCYPGYGMTIGSCLRRILLSSLPGAAVIGVKIKGADHEFMALPHIKEDVLQIVLNLKKLRLKVFSEEEVKLELSAHGKKEVKAGDIAKNSQVEIKNPDLVLAHITDMAGSLNMEIYASQGRGYRPVENIESENKEIGYIEMDSIFSPVLSVSIKVENTRVGKMTNWDKLLLDITTDGTITSREAFEQSVAILIQQFNSLLNKEEAAAEKEKQVEKKDEIKAEAEEGGEEKAKKRGRPKKI; encoded by the coding sequence ATGCAAAATATTGCTTTGCCTAAAAAAATAGATTTCAAAGACGGCGAAAAGCCCAATCAGGGGACCGTGGCGATAGAGCCGTGTTATCCCGGTTATGGCATGACCATAGGCAGCTGCCTAAGGCGGATTTTGCTTTCCTCCTTGCCGGGAGCGGCGGTTATCGGAGTGAAGATTAAGGGAGCGGACCATGAGTTTATGGCCCTGCCTCATATCAAGGAGGATGTTTTGCAGATTGTTTTGAATTTGAAAAAATTAAGGCTAAAAGTATTTTCCGAGGAAGAGGTCAAATTAGAATTGAGCGCCCACGGGAAGAAAGAAGTGAAAGCGGGCGATATTGCCAAGAATTCACAGGTAGAAATAAAAAATCCCGATTTAGTTTTGGCCCACATCACCGATATGGCCGGCAGCCTTAATATGGAAATTTATGCAAGCCAGGGACGCGGCTATCGGCCGGTGGAAAACATAGAAAGCGAAAATAAAGAAATCGGCTACATAGAAATGGATTCAATTTTTTCTCCGGTTTTGTCCGTAAGCATTAAAGTGGAAAATACCCGTGTCGGCAAGATGACTAATTGGGATAAATTGTTGTTGGATATTACCACCGACGGCACAATTACTTCGCGGGAAGCGTTTGAGCAGTCCGTAGCCATATTGATACAGCAATTCAATTCACTCCTGAACAAAGAAGAGGCCGCGGCTGAAAAAGAAAAGCAGGTTGAAAAAAAAGACGAAATTAAGGCTGAAGCGGAAGAAGGAGGGGAAGAAAAGGCAAAAAAAAGAGGAAGACCGAAGAAGATTTAG
- a CDS encoding GxxExxY protein produces MQGGEQPDKVIYKELSYEIIRILFNVYNNFGYGYQEKYYQKAIEVEFQRIGIKYKPQCPYQIRYKGKILGRYFIDFIIDDKIVLEIKRGNHFCKKDFDQVIGYLKASRLKLGILAIFSPNGLKFKRVLNLK; encoded by the coding sequence ATGCAGGGAGGGGAACAACCGGATAAAGTTATTTATAAAGAATTAAGCTATGAAATAATACGGATTTTGTTTAATGTTTATAATAACTTCGGCTATGGCTATCAGGAAAAGTATTATCAAAAAGCTATAGAAGTAGAATTTCAAAGAATAGGAATAAAATATAAACCGCAATGTCCGTACCAGATTCGTTATAAAGGTAAGATTTTAGGAAGATATTTCATTGATTTTATTATAGATGACAAGATTGTATTAGAAATTAAAAGAGGAAATCACTTTTGCAAAAAAGATTTTGATCAGGTTATTGGTTATTTAAAAGCTTCGAGATTAAAATTAGGCATATTAGCTATTTTTTCTCCTAATGGGCTTAAATTTAAAAGAGTTTTAAATCTAAAATAA
- the rplQ gene encoding 50S ribosomal protein L17: protein MRHRKKGKILDRKKGPREAMLKNLASSILIYEKVKTTLAKAKAVKPQVEKLITAAKAGDLAARRKLIKGLPQPMAVKKSMEVLGARYKDRKGGYTRIVKTGRRQGDGAEMAQIELV, encoded by the coding sequence ATGCGGCATAGAAAAAAAGGAAAAATTTTAGACAGAAAAAAGGGACCGAGAGAAGCGATGCTAAAGAATTTGGCTTCCAGTATTTTAATATACGAAAAAGTAAAAACCACGCTGGCCAAAGCCAAGGCCGTGAAACCCCAGGTGGAAAAGCTTATCACGGCAGCTAAAGCCGGCGATTTGGCCGCCAGAAGAAAATTGATCAAGGGCTTGCCGCAGCCAATGGCGGTAAAGAAATCCATGGAGGTTTTGGGCGCCAGATATAAAGACAGAAAGGGCGGCTACACGCGGATTGTTAAAACAGGCAGAAGGCAGGGAGACGGGGCGGAGATGGCGCAGATAGAGTTAGTTTAG